A window from Azoarcus sp. DD4 encodes these proteins:
- a CDS encoding inositol monophosphatase yields the protein MPTAAQRLARVRALESLVRDIAREEILPRYLKSARSRKADGTLFTEADIESQRRFSAALPELLPGAVLGEEMSAEEQGRLWAGGRSGLWCIDPIDGTTNFANGIPFFAVSIAYLVDHEPRFGVVYNPITDESFYAAKGAGAFLNGTELPLRPAAAHLGDAVAGVDFKRISHHLGDELAVRPPFYSQRNFGSSALEWCFVAAGRLDVYLHGGQMLWDYAAGRLILAEAGGEAAALDGGSLMAGPAVKRGVIAAASPSLFTEWRSWVSAHS from the coding sequence ATGCCGACCGCAGCCCAAAGACTCGCCCGTGTCCGGGCACTCGAATCCCTCGTTCGCGACATCGCGCGCGAGGAAATCCTGCCGCGCTACCTGAAGTCCGCGCGCAGCCGCAAGGCCGACGGGACGCTGTTCACCGAGGCCGACATCGAATCGCAGCGCCGCTTCTCCGCCGCGCTGCCCGAACTCCTGCCCGGCGCCGTGCTGGGCGAAGAGATGAGCGCCGAAGAGCAGGGCCGCCTGTGGGCAGGTGGCCGCAGCGGCCTGTGGTGCATCGACCCGATAGACGGCACCACCAACTTTGCCAACGGCATCCCTTTCTTTGCCGTCTCCATCGCCTATCTGGTCGATCACGAGCCACGTTTCGGCGTGGTCTACAATCCGATCACCGACGAATCCTTCTACGCAGCCAAGGGTGCCGGTGCCTTCCTCAACGGCACCGAACTGCCATTGCGCCCCGCTGCGGCGCACCTGGGCGATGCAGTGGCCGGCGTGGACTTCAAGCGCATCAGCCATCACCTCGGCGACGAACTGGCGGTGCGGCCACCCTTCTACTCACAGCGCAATTTCGGTTCGAGCGCACTGGAATGGTGTTTCGTCGCCGCCGGCCGCCTGGATGTCTATCTGCACGGCGGTCAGATGCTGTGGGACTACGCGGCAGGTCGCCTGATCCTGGCCGAAGCGGGCGGCGAAGCGGCCGCGCTCGATGGCGGCTCGCTGATGGCCGGCCCGGCCGTCAAGCGCGGCGTGATTGCAGCGGCCAGCCCCTCGCTCTTCACCGAATGGCGGTCCTGGGTGTCCGCGCACTCCTGA
- a CDS encoding phosphoribulokinase, translated as MSMKHPIIAVTGSSGAGTTTVKHTFEAIFHREHVNAAIVEGDSFHRYTRDEMKSLIEEAEQAGQRGISHFGPEANLFEDLENLFRAYGESATGRRRYYIHNEAQSMRWNLPMGSFTEWEDLPVGTDCLFYEGLHGAVVCDRIDVARHVDLLIGVVPTINLEWIQKLHRDTRVRGYSADAVQDTILRRMHDYVHYIVPQFSRTHINFQRIPVVDTSNPFIARDVPTLDESMVVIRFKDPRGVDFPYLLRMIHDAFMSRANTIVIPGGKLDLAMQLILTPLIWKLMERRRQWV; from the coding sequence ATGTCCATGAAGCACCCGATCATCGCCGTCACCGGCTCTTCAGGCGCCGGCACCACCACGGTCAAGCACACCTTCGAGGCGATTTTCCACCGCGAACATGTCAATGCCGCCATCGTCGAGGGCGACAGCTTCCACCGCTACACCCGCGACGAGATGAAGTCGCTGATCGAGGAAGCGGAGCAGGCCGGCCAGCGCGGCATCAGCCATTTCGGGCCGGAAGCCAACCTGTTCGAGGATCTGGAAAACCTGTTCCGCGCCTACGGCGAATCGGCCACCGGGCGGCGGCGCTACTACATCCACAACGAGGCGCAATCCATGCGCTGGAACCTGCCGATGGGCAGCTTCACCGAATGGGAAGACCTGCCGGTGGGCACCGACTGCCTGTTCTACGAAGGCCTGCACGGTGCCGTGGTGTGCGACCGCATCGACGTCGCCCGCCACGTGGACCTGCTGATCGGCGTAGTGCCGACCATCAACCTCGAATGGATACAGAAGCTGCACCGCGACACTCGCGTACGCGGCTATTCGGCCGACGCCGTGCAGGACACCATCCTGCGCCGCATGCACGACTACGTGCATTACATCGTGCCGCAGTTCTCGCGCACCCACATCAACTTCCAACGCATCCCGGTGGTCGATACCTCTAACCCCTTCATCGCACGCGACGTGCCGACGCTGGACGAATCCATGGTGGTGATCCGTTTCAAGGATCCGCGTGGCGTCGACTTCCCCTACCTGCTGCGCATGATTCATGACGCCTTCATGAGCCGGGCGAACACCATCGTGATCCCCGGCGGCAAGCTCGACCTCGCCATGCAGCTGATCCTGACCCCACTGATCTGGAAGCTGATGGAACGACGCCGGCAGTGGGTATGA
- the tkt gene encoding transketolase, which yields MSLSRNVKPPVFNPVTGAIRALAMDAVQQANSGHPGAPMGMAEIAEVLWRHHLKHNPANPKWADRDRFVLSNGHGSMLIYALLHLSGYDLPIAELKRFRQLHSKTPGHPEYGYTPGVETTTGPLGQGITNAVGMALAEKVLAAEFNRPGHEIVDHRTYVFLGDGCLMEGISHEACSLAGTWGLGKLVAFYDDNNISIDGHVDGWFTDDTPKRFEAYGWQVIRDVQGHDAAEIEAAIQQARANTSQPTLICCKTVIGAGAPNKQGGHDVHGAPLGAAEIEAARAHIGWKHPPFEIPADVYAAWDARPAGAAAEAAWNDKFAAYAAAFPELAAEFKRRVQDQALPADWSAHVAAVLDKVNAKAETIATRKASQNSIEAFAPKLPELLGGSADLAGSNLTLWSGAKGVSRETGGNYVYYGVREFGMAAIANGVALHGGLIPYTATFLMFSEYARNALRMAALMKLRQLFVFTHDSIGLGEDGPTHQPVEQTATLRLIPNMDVWRPCDTLESAVAWAHAIERQDGPSCLLFSRQNLPFQARSAEQIDAVRRGGYVLSEAAGQPQAVILATGSEVALAMAAQKTLAEAGIAVRVVSMPSTNVFDRQDAAYKAAVLPAGLPRIAVEAGVTDGWRKYVGLEGEVIGLDRFGESAPAGELFKYFGITAEAVVEAVKKLVK from the coding sequence ATGTCGCTGTCCAGAAACGTCAAGCCCCCGGTCTTCAACCCCGTCACCGGCGCCATCCGCGCACTCGCGATGGATGCGGTGCAGCAGGCCAACTCAGGCCACCCGGGCGCACCCATGGGCATGGCCGAAATCGCCGAGGTGCTGTGGCGGCACCACCTGAAGCACAACCCGGCCAACCCGAAATGGGCCGACCGCGACCGTTTCGTGCTCAGCAACGGCCATGGCTCGATGCTGATCTACGCGCTGCTCCACCTCAGCGGCTACGACCTGCCGATCGCGGAGCTCAAGCGCTTCCGCCAGCTGCACAGCAAGACGCCGGGCCACCCTGAATACGGCTACACCCCGGGCGTGGAAACCACTACCGGCCCGCTCGGCCAGGGCATCACAAATGCGGTCGGCATGGCGCTGGCTGAAAAGGTGCTGGCAGCCGAATTCAACCGCCCGGGCCACGAGATCGTCGATCACCGCACCTACGTGTTCCTCGGCGACGGCTGCCTGATGGAAGGCATCAGCCACGAGGCCTGCTCGCTCGCCGGCACCTGGGGCCTGGGCAAGCTCGTCGCCTTTTACGATGACAACAACATCTCCATCGACGGCCATGTCGATGGCTGGTTCACCGACGACACCCCGAAGCGTTTCGAAGCCTACGGCTGGCAGGTGATCCGCGATGTCCAGGGCCACGACGCCGCCGAAATCGAAGCCGCCATCCAGCAGGCCCGGGCCAACACCAGCCAGCCCACGCTGATCTGCTGCAAGACGGTGATCGGCGCCGGCGCCCCCAACAAGCAGGGCGGCCACGATGTGCACGGCGCCCCGCTGGGCGCCGCCGAGATCGAAGCCGCGCGCGCCCACATCGGCTGGAAGCACCCGCCGTTCGAAATCCCGGCCGACGTGTACGCCGCCTGGGATGCGCGCCCGGCCGGCGCCGCCGCCGAAGCGGCCTGGAACGACAAGTTCGCCGCCTACGCCGCCGCCTTCCCCGAGCTCGCCGCCGAGTTCAAGCGCCGCGTGCAGGACCAGGCCCTGCCGGCCGACTGGTCCGCCCACGTCGCCGCGGTGCTCGACAAGGTCAATGCGAAGGCCGAGACCATCGCCACCCGCAAGGCCAGCCAGAACAGCATCGAAGCCTTCGCGCCCAAGCTGCCCGAACTGCTCGGCGGCTCGGCCGACCTTGCCGGCTCCAACCTCACGCTGTGGTCGGGCGCCAAGGGCGTCAGCCGCGAAACCGGCGGCAACTACGTCTATTACGGCGTGCGCGAGTTCGGCATGGCGGCCATCGCCAACGGCGTCGCGCTGCACGGCGGCCTGATCCCCTACACCGCCACCTTCCTCATGTTCAGCGAATACGCCCGCAATGCCCTGCGCATGGCGGCGCTGATGAAGCTGCGCCAGCTTTTCGTGTTCACCCACGACTCCATCGGCCTCGGCGAGGACGGCCCTACCCACCAGCCGGTGGAGCAGACCGCCACCCTGCGCCTGATCCCCAACATGGACGTCTGGCGCCCCTGCGACACGCTGGAATCGGCGGTGGCCTGGGCGCACGCGATCGAACGCCAGGACGGCCCGTCCTGCCTGCTGTTCTCGCGCCAGAACCTGCCCTTCCAGGCCCGCAGCGCCGAACAGATCGACGCCGTCCGCCGCGGCGGCTACGTGCTGTCGGAAGCCGCCGGCCAGCCGCAGGCGGTGATCCTCGCCACCGGCTCCGAAGTCGCGCTGGCGATGGCCGCACAGAAGACGCTGGCCGAGGCCGGCATCGCGGTGCGCGTGGTCTCCATGCCCAGCACCAACGTATTCGACCGTCAGGACGCCGCCTACAAGGCCGCCGTCCTGCCCGCCGGCCTGCCGCGCATCGCGGTCGAAGCCGGCGTCACCGACGGCTGGCGCAAGTACGTCGGTCTCGAAGGCGAGGTGATCGGCCTCGACCGCTTCGGTGAATCCGCACCTGCCGGCGAGCTCTTCAAGTATTTCGGCATCACCGCCGAGGCGGTGGTCGAAGCGGTCAAGAAGCTCGTCAAGTAA
- the gap gene encoding type I glyceraldehyde-3-phosphate dehydrogenase encodes MTIKIAINGYGRIGRCTLRALYELGLRDQFEVVAINASGDLATNAHLTKYDTTHGRFAFPVETEGENVMIVNGDRIPFFSTKDPLAINWGDLGVDVLLECTGAYTAKAKAEVHLKQGAKKILISAPGGDDVDATIVYGVNHDVLTAAMTVVSNASCTTNCLAPVAKVLQDNIGIEKGLMTTIHAYTNDQVLVDVRHKDLRRARAAAQNIIPTKTGAAKAVGLVLPALKGKFDGFALRVPTMNVSLVDLTFTASRATSKEEINGLMKEAAAGALKGVLAVNEAPLVSMDFNHDPHSSVFDATQTRVMDGNLVKVLAWYDNEWGYSCRMLDAAKALAQAK; translated from the coding sequence ATGACCATCAAAATCGCCATCAACGGCTACGGCCGCATCGGTCGCTGCACGCTGCGCGCCCTCTACGAACTCGGCCTGCGCGACCAGTTCGAAGTCGTGGCGATCAACGCCTCCGGCGACCTGGCCACCAACGCCCACCTGACCAAGTACGACACCACCCACGGCCGCTTCGCCTTCCCGGTCGAGACCGAGGGCGAGAACGTGATGATCGTCAATGGCGACCGCATCCCCTTCTTCTCCACCAAGGACCCGCTGGCGATCAACTGGGGCGACCTCGGCGTGGACGTGCTGCTCGAATGCACCGGCGCCTACACCGCCAAGGCCAAGGCCGAAGTGCACCTCAAGCAGGGCGCCAAGAAGATCCTGATCTCCGCCCCGGGCGGCGACGACGTCGATGCCACCATCGTCTATGGCGTGAACCACGACGTGCTGACCGCCGCGATGACCGTGGTTTCCAACGCCTCGTGCACCACCAACTGCCTGGCTCCGGTGGCCAAGGTGCTGCAGGACAACATCGGCATCGAGAAGGGCCTGATGACCACCATCCACGCCTACACCAACGACCAGGTGCTGGTGGATGTGCGCCACAAGGACCTGCGCCGCGCCCGCGCCGCCGCGCAGAACATCATCCCGACCAAGACCGGCGCCGCCAAGGCCGTCGGCCTGGTGCTGCCGGCGCTCAAGGGCAAGTTCGACGGCTTCGCGCTGCGCGTGCCGACCATGAACGTGTCGCTGGTCGACCTCACCTTCACCGCCAGCCGCGCCACCTCCAAGGAAGAGATCAACGGCCTGATGAAGGAAGCCGCGGCCGGCGCGCTCAAGGGCGTGCTCGCGGTGAACGAGGCGCCGCTGGTGTCGATGGACTTCAACCACGACCCGCATTCCTCGGTGTTCGATGCTACCCAGACCCGCGTCATGGACGGCAATCTGGTCAAAGTACTCGCCTGGTATGACAATGAGTGGGGTTATTCCTGCCGCATGCTGGATGCGGCCAAGGCACTGGCCCAGGCCAAATAA
- a CDS encoding phosphoglycerate kinase, whose translation MQVKKLTDLDVRGKKVFIRADLNVPQDEAGNITEDTRIRASIPSIQYCLDNGGAVMVTSHLGRPTEGEVGPDDTLAPVAVRLGQLLHKPVRLIANWVDGGFEVKPGEVVLLENCRCNKGEKKDNEELAKKMAALCDVYVNDAFGTAHRAEATTHGIARFAPVACAGMLMGAEIDALSKALHQPARPLVAIVGGAKVSTKLTILKTLAEKVDQLIVGGGIANTFLLAAGKRIGESLAEPEMVREAQQVMDIMKARGAEVPLPTDVVVADEVSALARANRISVDEVGPHDRILDFGPKSSAKLADIIAHAGTIVWNGPVGVFEHAQFAGGTKMMASAIAHSEAFSIAGGGDTLAAIAKFDIARDVGYISTGGGAFLEFLEGKKLPAIAALEERYTA comes from the coding sequence ATGCAAGTCAAGAAACTCACCGACCTCGACGTTCGCGGCAAGAAGGTGTTCATCCGCGCCGATCTCAACGTGCCGCAGGACGAAGCGGGCAACATCACCGAAGACACCCGCATCCGCGCCTCCATTCCGTCCATCCAGTACTGCCTGGACAACGGCGGGGCGGTGATGGTCACCTCCCACCTCGGCCGCCCCACCGAAGGCGAAGTCGGCCCCGACGACACCCTGGCGCCGGTTGCTGTGCGCCTCGGTCAGCTGCTGCACAAACCGGTGCGCCTCATCGCCAACTGGGTAGATGGCGGCTTCGAAGTCAAGCCGGGCGAAGTCGTCCTGCTGGAAAACTGCCGTTGCAACAAGGGCGAGAAGAAGGACAACGAAGAACTGGCGAAGAAGATGGCCGCGCTCTGCGACGTCTACGTCAACGACGCCTTCGGCACCGCCCACCGCGCCGAAGCCACCACCCACGGCATCGCCCGCTTTGCGCCGGTCGCCTGCGCCGGCATGCTGATGGGCGCCGAGATCGACGCGCTCTCCAAGGCGCTGCACCAGCCGGCCCGCCCGCTGGTAGCCATCGTCGGCGGCGCCAAGGTGTCGACCAAGCTGACCATCCTCAAGACCCTGGCCGAGAAGGTCGACCAGCTCATCGTCGGCGGCGGCATCGCCAACACCTTCCTGCTCGCCGCCGGCAAGCGCATCGGCGAATCGCTGGCCGAACCGGAGATGGTGCGCGAAGCCCAGCAGGTCATGGACATCATGAAGGCGCGCGGTGCCGAAGTACCGCTGCCGACCGACGTGGTGGTGGCCGACGAAGTGTCGGCGCTGGCCCGCGCCAACCGCATCTCGGTCGACGAAGTCGGCCCGCACGACCGCATCCTCGACTTCGGCCCGAAGAGTTCCGCCAAGCTCGCCGACATCATCGCCCACGCCGGCACCATCGTCTGGAATGGCCCGGTGGGCGTGTTCGAGCACGCCCAGTTCGCTGGCGGCACCAAGATGATGGCTTCGGCCATCGCCCACTCCGAAGCCTTCTCGATCGCCGGCGGCGGCGACACCCTGGCCGCCATCGCCAAGTTCGACATCGCCCGCGACGTCGGCTACATCTCCACCGGCGGCGGTGCCTTCCTGGAATTCCTCGAAGGCAAGAAGCTGCCGGCAATCGCGGCGCTGGAAGAACGCTACACCGCCTGA
- a CDS encoding thiopurine S-methyltransferase yields the protein MDNELWAKCWRDDEIPFHQVSVNRHLQHFWADLHLAHDDRIFVPMCGKSLDIVWLLEQGHSVLGVELSPVAVRAFFRENRIRPTREKHGAFTRWRGGKLDILCGDFFDLTAADLEDVACVYDRASLTALPEDVRVLYASHLRRMLPIASRMMLLTTEDEPDALPAIAEEVTRLYEAGFDITLTHVERILAEDIPGEVGNLVPMDEKVYFLTPKRRVT from the coding sequence ATGGACAACGAGCTGTGGGCCAAGTGCTGGCGCGATGACGAAATCCCCTTCCACCAGGTCAGCGTCAACCGCCATCTGCAACACTTCTGGGCGGATCTCCATCTCGCCCACGACGACCGCATCTTCGTGCCGATGTGCGGCAAGAGCCTGGATATCGTCTGGTTGCTGGAACAGGGCCACTCGGTACTCGGCGTCGAACTCAGCCCGGTAGCGGTACGCGCCTTCTTCCGCGAAAACCGCATCCGGCCGACACGCGAGAAACACGGCGCGTTCACGCGCTGGCGGGGCGGCAAGCTCGACATCCTGTGCGGCGACTTCTTCGACCTCACTGCGGCCGACCTCGAAGATGTCGCCTGTGTCTATGACCGCGCCTCGCTGACCGCGCTCCCCGAGGATGTCCGCGTACTCTACGCAAGCCACCTGCGGCGCATGCTCCCGATTGCCAGCCGCATGATGCTGCTCACCACCGAAGACGAGCCGGATGCGCTACCGGCCATCGCGGAAGAGGTCACGAGGCTGTACGAGGCTGGCTTCGACATCACCCTGACCCATGTCGAACGCATCCTCGCCGAGGACATCCCGGGTGAAGTCGGCAATCTGGTGCCGATGGACGAAAAAGTCTATTTCCTCACGCCCAAGCGCCGGGTGACGTGA
- the pyk gene encoding pyruvate kinase: MPRHTKIVATLGPASTDPQVLERMVHAGIDVVRMNFSHGKAEDHVARAGAIREASARAGRPVGILADLQGPKIRVGKFENGKVALGRDAEFILDARCELGNGQRVGLDYKDLPKDVKPGDVLLLDDGRLKLQVERVLGHEIYTRVRVGGELSNNKGINRQGGGLTAPALTAKDMDDIKTAAQIGVDFVAVSFPKSAADMYMARQLMRAAGGGDALLIAKIERTEAVANLEEILDASDGIMVARGDLAVEVGDAAVPALQKKMIRAARDRNKLTITATQMMESMITSPVPTRAEVSDVANAVLDGTDAVMLSAETASGKFPVEVVEAMSRVCLEAEKSAEVSLDREVLDRVFTRIDQSIAMAAIWTAWHLKVKAIASLTQTGSTALWMSRLNSGVPIYALTPEAGARNQMTLYREVYPLLMSQTHFDRDVLLWEAEQVLLDQGVVEYGDLIVLTIGEPIGASGGTNTLKIVRVGEHKAPGVE; this comes from the coding sequence ATGCCCCGCCACACCAAGATCGTTGCCACCCTCGGCCCCGCCTCCACCGATCCTCAAGTGCTCGAACGCATGGTCCATGCCGGCATCGACGTGGTGCGCATGAACTTTTCCCACGGCAAGGCGGAAGATCACGTCGCGCGCGCCGGCGCCATCCGCGAGGCTTCGGCACGCGCCGGCCGGCCGGTGGGCATCCTCGCCGACCTGCAGGGCCCCAAAATCCGCGTCGGCAAGTTCGAGAACGGCAAGGTCGCGCTCGGCCGCGATGCCGAATTCATCCTCGATGCACGCTGCGAGCTGGGTAACGGCCAGCGCGTCGGGCTGGACTACAAGGATCTGCCCAAGGACGTCAAACCCGGCGACGTGCTGCTGCTCGACGACGGCCGCCTCAAGCTGCAGGTCGAGCGCGTGCTCGGCCACGAGATCTACACCCGGGTGCGGGTCGGCGGCGAGCTCTCCAACAACAAGGGCATCAACCGCCAGGGCGGCGGCCTGACCGCGCCCGCGCTCACCGCCAAGGACATGGACGACATCAAGACCGCGGCGCAGATCGGCGTCGACTTCGTCGCCGTCTCCTTCCCCAAGAGCGCGGCCGACATGTACATGGCCCGCCAGCTGATGCGCGCCGCGGGTGGTGGCGATGCGCTGCTGATCGCCAAGATCGAGCGCACCGAGGCGGTCGCCAACCTCGAGGAGATCCTCGACGCATCCGACGGCATCATGGTCGCGCGCGGCGACCTCGCGGTCGAAGTAGGCGACGCCGCGGTGCCGGCGCTGCAGAAGAAGATGATCCGCGCCGCGCGCGACCGCAACAAACTCACCATCACCGCCACCCAGATGATGGAATCGATGATCACCAGTCCGGTGCCGACGCGTGCTGAAGTCTCCGACGTCGCCAACGCGGTGCTGGACGGCACCGACGCCGTGATGCTGTCGGCCGAGACCGCCTCGGGCAAGTTCCCGGTGGAAGTCGTCGAAGCCATGAGCCGGGTCTGCCTCGAAGCGGAGAAGTCCGCCGAAGTGAGCCTCGACCGCGAGGTGCTCGACCGCGTGTTCACCCGCATCGACCAGTCGATCGCGATGGCGGCGATCTGGACCGCCTGGCATCTCAAGGTCAAGGCCATCGCCTCGCTCACCCAGACCGGCTCGACCGCGCTGTGGATGAGCCGGCTCAACAGCGGCGTGCCGATCTACGCGCTCACCCCGGAAGCCGGCGCGCGCAACCAGATGACGCTCTACCGCGAGGTCTATCCGCTGCTGATGAGCCAGACCCATTTCGACCGCGACGTGCTGCTGTGGGAAGCCGAACAGGTGCTGCTGGACCAGGGCGTGGTGGAGTATGGCGATCTCATCGTGCTTACCATCGGCGAACCGATCGGCGCCTCGGGCGGCACCAACACGCTGAAGATCGTGCGCGTCGGCGAGCACAAGGCGCCCGGCGTCGAATGA
- the fba gene encoding class II fructose-bisphosphate aldolase (catalyzes the reversible aldol condensation of dihydroxyacetonephosphate and glyceraldehyde 3-phosphate in the Calvin cycle, glycolysis, and/or gluconeogenesis): MPLVSMRQLLDHAAEYSYGLPAFNVNNLEQVQAIMEAAAETDSPVIMQASAGARKYAGEAFLRHLIDAAIEAYPQIPVVMHQDHGQSPAICMGAIRSGFSSVMMDGSLMEDGKTPSSYEYNVAVTREVVKFSHAIGVTVEAELGCLGSLETGMAGEEDGIGAEGKLDHSALLTDPDQAADFVKQTDCDALAIAIGTSHGAYKFTRKPTGDILAIDRIKAIHARIPNTHLVMHGSSSVPQELLEIIRQYGGDMKETYGVPVEEIVEGIKYGVRKINIDTDIRLAMTGAIRKFMFENPSKFDPREFNKPAREAAKLVCKARFEAFGSAGQASKIKPLSLEKIAARYKAGELTQVVR, encoded by the coding sequence ATGCCCCTCGTTTCCATGCGCCAGCTGCTCGACCACGCGGCTGAATACAGCTACGGCCTGCCGGCGTTCAACGTGAACAACCTGGAACAGGTTCAGGCCATCATGGAAGCGGCCGCCGAGACCGACAGCCCGGTGATCATGCAGGCCTCCGCCGGTGCCCGCAAATACGCCGGCGAAGCCTTCCTGCGCCACCTGATCGACGCCGCCATCGAAGCCTATCCGCAGATCCCGGTGGTGATGCACCAGGACCACGGCCAGAGCCCCGCCATCTGCATGGGCGCGATCCGCTCCGGCTTCTCCAGCGTGATGATGGACGGCTCGCTGATGGAAGACGGCAAGACGCCCTCCTCCTACGAATACAACGTCGCCGTCACCCGCGAAGTGGTGAAGTTCTCGCACGCCATCGGCGTCACCGTGGAAGCCGAACTCGGTTGCCTCGGCTCGCTCGAAACCGGCATGGCCGGCGAGGAAGACGGCATCGGCGCCGAAGGCAAGCTCGACCACAGCGCGCTGCTCACCGATCCCGACCAGGCCGCCGACTTCGTCAAGCAGACCGACTGCGACGCGCTCGCCATCGCCATCGGCACCAGCCACGGCGCCTACAAGTTCACCCGCAAGCCCACCGGCGACATCCTCGCCATCGACCGCATCAAGGCCATCCACGCCCGCATCCCCAACACCCACCTCGTCATGCACGGCTCCAGCTCGGTGCCGCAGGAGCTGCTGGAAATCATCCGCCAGTACGGCGGCGACATGAAGGAAACCTACGGCGTGCCGGTCGAGGAAATCGTCGAGGGCATCAAGTACGGCGTGCGCAAGATCAACATCGACACCGACATCCGCTTGGCAATGACCGGCGCGATCCGCAAGTTCATGTTCGAGAACCCGTCCAAGTTCGACCCGCGCGAGTTCAACAAGCCGGCGCGCGAAGCCGCCAAGCTGGTGTGCAAGGCCCGCTTCGAGGCCTTCGGCAGCGCCGGCCAGGCCTCGAAGATCAAGCCGCTGTCGCTGGAAAAGATCGCCGCCCGCTACAAGGCTGGCGAGCTGACCCAGGTTGTGCGCTGA
- a CDS encoding gamma-glutamylcyclotransferase family protein translates to MSRHCFTYGSLMCADIMAAVCGLELAGEPASLDGYRRHPVRHEAYPGMVPMPGHAVAGVLYRNVPPEAIARLDAFEGPQYERRCVTVQLPDGGTLAADTYVFRPEFASELLPGDWDFERFLREGKPRFERQYVGYDRL, encoded by the coding sequence ATGAGCCGACACTGCTTCACCTATGGCTCGCTGATGTGCGCCGACATCATGGCCGCGGTCTGCGGACTCGAACTCGCCGGCGAGCCGGCAAGCCTGGACGGCTACCGCCGCCACCCTGTGCGCCACGAAGCCTATCCCGGCATGGTGCCGATGCCCGGCCACGCGGTGGCGGGCGTCCTCTACCGGAACGTGCCGCCCGAGGCGATCGCACGGCTCGACGCCTTCGAAGGCCCGCAGTACGAACGTCGCTGCGTCACGGTACAGCTGCCCGACGGCGGTACGCTGGCCGCCGACACCTACGTGTTCCGCCCCGAATTCGCCAGCGAACTGCTGCCGGGCGACTGGGATTTCGAGCGCTTCCTGCGCGAAGGCAAGCCGCGCTTCGAACGGCAGTACGTCGGCTACGACCGCCTCTGA